The proteins below are encoded in one region of Neisseria macacae ATCC 33926:
- a CDS encoding M48 family metallopeptidase: MSRHYAHTLSDGQSIRIRLKRSAKKNLILRPVSRDTVSINVPPFVSHRFLAQWLTDNEPLLRRTLDQAPTAAASADTLPEWIWYQGVQTTLSVHSGNHIQIRSSEILLPEKEPAAQLTHLRRFLHERAREYLLPRLEHHARATALIPAATALSNAKTFWGVCRHTTGIRLNWRLIGAPDYVADYICIHELCHLPHPNHSPQFWATVNRLTPHTQTAETWLKAHGRELFALG, encoded by the coding sequence ATGTCCCGACACTACGCCCACACCCTTTCAGACGGCCAGTCCATCCGAATCCGGCTCAAACGCAGCGCCAAGAAAAACCTCATCCTGCGCCCCGTATCCCGTGACACCGTCAGCATCAACGTTCCCCCGTTTGTCAGCCATCGCTTTCTCGCCCAATGGCTGACCGACAACGAACCGCTCTTGCGCCGCACCCTAGACCAAGCCCCGACCGCCGCCGCATCCGCCGACACCCTCCCCGAATGGATTTGGTATCAAGGCGTTCAGACGACCCTGTCCGTCCACAGCGGCAACCACATCCAAATCAGGTCGTCTGAAATCCTGCTGCCCGAAAAAGAACCCGCCGCCCAACTGACCCACCTGCGCCGCTTCCTGCACGAACGCGCCCGCGAATACCTGCTGCCGCGCCTCGAACACCACGCCCGCGCCACCGCCCTCATTCCCGCCGCGACCGCCCTCTCCAACGCCAAAACCTTCTGGGGCGTCTGCCGCCACACCACCGGCATCCGCCTCAACTGGCGGCTCATCGGCGCACCCGATTACGTTGCAGACTACATCTGCATCCACGAACTCTGCCACCTGCCCCACCCCAACCACAGCCCGCAATTTTGGGCAACCGTCAACCGCCTCACCCCGCACACCCAAACCGCCGAAACATGGCTGAAAGCCCACGGGCGCGAATTGTTTGCATTAGGCTAA
- a CDS encoding carbonic anhydrase, translating into MSQSYEVIFENNRKWQETKRQQYPDYFKDLADGQNPEYLYIGCSDSRVAAEELMGFEPGDVFVHRNVANLVHGLDMNAASAIEYAVSHLKVKHIIICGHYNCGGIKAAMKPQDLGSMNPWLRSIRDVYRLHQEELDAIEDGHLRYDRLVELNVQEQCLNVIKMACVQERYLLDGYPIVHGWVFDLRTGRLIDLNIDFKNILADIQKIYDLTDSEWVVNARKKAG; encoded by the coding sequence ATGAGCCAATCATACGAAGTCATTTTTGAAAACAACCGCAAATGGCAGGAAACGAAGAGACAGCAATACCCCGATTACTTCAAAGACCTCGCCGACGGGCAAAACCCCGAATACCTCTACATCGGCTGCTCCGACAGCCGTGTCGCGGCGGAAGAACTGATGGGATTTGAGCCGGGCGACGTGTTTGTACACCGCAACGTCGCCAACCTTGTGCACGGTTTGGACATGAATGCCGCCTCTGCCATCGAATATGCCGTGTCGCACCTGAAAGTCAAACATATCATCATCTGCGGCCACTACAACTGCGGCGGCATCAAAGCGGCGATGAAACCGCAGGATTTGGGTTCGATGAACCCGTGGCTGCGCAGCATCCGCGACGTGTACCGCCTGCATCAGGAAGAATTGGACGCGATTGAGGACGGACACCTGCGCTACGACCGCCTGGTCGAATTGAACGTGCAGGAACAGTGCCTCAACGTCATCAAAATGGCGTGCGTGCAGGAACGCTACCTGCTCGACGGCTACCCGATTGTGCACGGCTGGGTCTTCGACCTGCGCACCGGCCGCCTCATCGATTTGAACATCGACTTCAAAAACATCCTCGCCGACATCCAGAAAATCTACGACCTCACCGATTCAGAATGGGTGGTCAACGCGCGCAAGAAAGCGGGTTGA
- a CDS encoding L-serine ammonia-lyase has product MISIFDIFKIGIGPSSSHTVGPMKAAAAFSDDLKQSGLDAQTERIVIDIYGSLALTGRGHGTFDALLLGLEGSLPHDIPLADIPDRLERIRTQHILRLNGREISFNPDSDLNIRGDQVLPKHPNGLNFTAYGKDGGKLKEQIYYSVGGGFIVTDQEFDQQAEQTRPVPYPYTSCAELLAQCRMNQLDISEAVLANEAALAGCSEAEIRRRVAGVADVMEGCIKRGLAADGELPGGLNVRRRAPQLAAKLKALRETEIVNTQLWPMVYAMAVNEENAAGGRVVTAPTNGAAGIIPAVLHYFRKFNPHATQERVENFLLTAGAIGILYKTNASISGADVGCQGEVGVACSMAAGAYAEVIGGTPKQVENAAEMAMEHHLGLTCDPVGGLVQIPCIERNGIAAEKALKLGTLALLEDGTDKKVSLDEVIQTMLQTGRDMKSTYKETSLAGLAITLQKKAVPVSVRVVEC; this is encoded by the coding sequence ATGATCAGCATTTTCGACATTTTCAAAATCGGCATCGGCCCTTCCAGCTCCCACACTGTCGGCCCCATGAAAGCCGCCGCCGCCTTTTCAGACGACCTCAAACAATCAGGTCTAGACGCGCAAACCGAACGCATCGTCATCGATATTTACGGCTCACTGGCGCTGACAGGACGCGGACACGGCACATTCGACGCCCTCCTGCTCGGCTTGGAAGGCAGCCTGCCGCACGACATCCCCCTTGCCGACATCCCCGACCGTCTCGAACGCATCCGCACGCAACACATCCTCCGCCTCAACGGACGCGAAATCAGCTTCAACCCCGACAGCGACCTGAATATACGCGGCGACCAAGTGTTGCCCAAACACCCGAACGGACTGAATTTCACCGCCTACGGCAAAGACGGCGGCAAACTCAAAGAACAAATTTACTACTCCGTCGGCGGCGGCTTTATCGTTACCGATCAAGAGTTTGACCAACAAGCCGAACAAACGCGTCCAGTTCCCTACCCTTACACCAGCTGCGCCGAACTGCTCGCCCAATGCCGCATGAACCAGCTCGACATCTCCGAAGCCGTGTTGGCAAACGAAGCCGCGCTTGCCGGTTGCAGCGAAGCCGAAATCCGCCGCCGCGTCGCCGGCGTTGCCGACGTTATGGAAGGCTGCATCAAACGCGGGCTGGCGGCAGACGGCGAACTGCCCGGCGGCTTAAACGTCCGCCGCCGCGCCCCGCAGCTCGCCGCCAAACTCAAAGCCCTGCGCGAAACCGAAATCGTCAACACCCAACTTTGGCCTATGGTTTACGCCATGGCGGTCAACGAAGAAAACGCCGCCGGCGGACGCGTCGTTACCGCCCCGACCAACGGCGCAGCCGGCATCATCCCCGCCGTCCTGCACTACTTCCGCAAGTTCAACCCGCACGCCACACAAGAGCGCGTCGAAAACTTCCTGCTCACCGCAGGCGCCATCGGCATCCTCTACAAAACCAACGCCTCCATCTCCGGTGCGGACGTCGGCTGCCAAGGCGAAGTCGGCGTCGCCTGCTCCATGGCGGCGGGCGCATACGCCGAAGTCATCGGCGGCACGCCCAAACAAGTGGAAAACGCCGCCGAAATGGCGATGGAACACCATTTGGGCCTGACCTGCGACCCCGTCGGCGGATTGGTGCAAATCCCCTGCATCGAACGCAACGGCATCGCCGCCGAAAAAGCCCTCAAACTCGGCACCCTCGCCCTGCTGGAAGACGGCACGGACAAAAAAGTCTCGCTCGACGAAGTCATCCAAACCATGCTGCAAACTGGGCGCGACATGAAGTCCACCTACAAAGAAACCTCGCTTGCCGGACTCGCCATCACCCTCCAGAAAAAAGCTGTCCCCGTCTCCGTCCGCGTTGTGGAATGTTGA
- a CDS encoding late embryogeneis abundant protein has translation MKTLSKLTSLVLVSAGLIAAPVAMAQPASGKAAKAEHVHKKANKAKKQANDLKTDKAAETAAPEAEAASPLTGQGKTTTETAPSAAQEQAPAAK, from the coding sequence ATGAAAACATTGTCTAAATTGACCTCTCTCGTTCTTGTTTCTGCCGGTCTGATCGCTGCTCCTGTGGCTATGGCCCAACCTGCTTCCGGCAAAGCCGCTAAAGCAGAACACGTTCACAAAAAAGCCAATAAAGCTAAAAAACAAGCCAACGACCTGAAAACCGACAAAGCTGCTGAAACTGCTGCACCGGAAGCCGAAGCTGCCAGCCCGCTGACCGGTCAAGGTAAAACTACTACCGAAACTGCACCTTCTGCCGCCCAAGAACAGGCTCCTGCTGCTAAATAA
- a CDS encoding AI-2E family transporter — translation MIFEHSRFRNASYILMGLALLAVLYFHFLPLLLAVILTYVFITKTNGLILWLRRRTLTRNTFLHKSLNAHNINLISTTLTIGIVLTVILLMSLGIYHLIHGGHITVMLTKLAAILEDTKNSSSLPQSVLNMLPNNTAEIKAYAVKLIEEYSAALTRISKNSFTSFVYILIGIIIGAMLSFHRLNMRKNRRKMPPFKAELVRRIVNFETSFERVFLAQVKISLIDTVLTGVYLYLILPLFGVELPFKLTVLVIAFIVGLIPVAGNLISNTIIIILSLGASLYVAVASLVFLVVIHKLEYFLNAKIIGSEIESSAWELLVAMVVFERIFGVGGIIVAPVYYAYLKNELKQQKLI, via the coding sequence ATGATTTTCGAACACTCTCGATTCCGCAATGCATCCTACATCCTGATGGGGCTTGCCCTGCTTGCGGTGCTGTATTTCCACTTTTTGCCCCTTTTGCTCGCCGTGATACTGACCTACGTCTTCATCACCAAGACCAACGGCCTGATTCTTTGGCTGCGCCGCCGTACGCTCACGCGCAATACGTTTCTGCACAAATCGCTCAACGCGCACAATATCAACCTGATTTCGACCACGCTGACCATAGGCATCGTATTGACGGTTATCCTCTTGATGTCGCTGGGGATTTACCACCTGATTCACGGCGGGCACATCACCGTGATGCTGACCAAGCTGGCGGCGATTTTGGAGGACACGAAAAACAGCAGCAGCCTGCCGCAGTCGGTTTTGAACATGCTGCCCAACAATACCGCCGAAATCAAAGCCTATGCGGTCAAATTGATTGAAGAATACAGCGCCGCGCTGACGCGCATCAGCAAAAACAGCTTCACCTCGTTCGTGTACATCCTTATCGGCATCATCATCGGCGCAATGCTCAGTTTCCACCGCCTCAACATGCGCAAAAACCGCCGCAAAATGCCGCCCTTCAAGGCAGAACTGGTGCGGCGGATTGTGAACTTCGAAACCAGCTTCGAGCGCGTGTTTCTGGCACAGGTCAAAATCTCACTGATCGATACCGTGCTGACGGGCGTGTACCTTTATCTAATCCTGCCGCTTTTCGGCGTGGAGTTGCCGTTTAAACTAACCGTGTTGGTCATCGCCTTCATCGTCGGGCTGATTCCCGTCGCAGGCAACCTGATTTCCAACACCATCATTATCATCTTGAGCCTCGGCGCGTCTTTATATGTAGCGGTCGCTTCGCTGGTGTTTCTGGTCGTCATCCACAAGCTCGAATACTTCCTGAATGCGAAAATCATCGGTTCGGAAATCGAATCAAGCGCATGGGAACTGCTGGTGGCGATGGTCGTGTTCGAACGGATTTTCGGCGTCGGCGGCATCATCGTCGCACCGGTTTATTATGCGTATCTGAAGAATGAGTTGAAACAGCAGAAGCTGATTTAG
- a CDS encoding EamA family transporter produces MGSNAWLFWALASAGFASLTAIFAKMGLQGIDSDFATFIRTLVILAALVLFLTYTGKWQGVNGFTGRNWTFLILSGLATGASWLAYFKALQLGNASQVAPVDKFSLVLVALMAVVFLDERPSTQEWVGLGLVTAGVLTLALKR; encoded by the coding sequence ATGGGCAGCAACGCATGGCTTTTCTGGGCATTGGCTTCCGCAGGCTTCGCCTCGCTGACGGCGATTTTCGCCAAAATGGGTTTGCAGGGCATCGATTCGGATTTCGCCACCTTCATCCGCACGCTGGTCATCCTCGCCGCGCTGGTCTTGTTCCTGACCTATACCGGCAAATGGCAGGGCGTAAACGGGTTTACGGGAAGAAACTGGACATTCCTGATTCTCTCCGGCCTCGCCACCGGCGCATCCTGGCTCGCCTACTTCAAAGCCCTGCAACTGGGCAACGCCTCGCAAGTCGCCCCCGTCGATAAATTCAGCCTGGTATTGGTCGCGCTGATGGCGGTGGTTTTTCTGGACGAACGCCCCAGCACGCAGGAATGGGTAGGCTTGGGACTGGTTACGGCGGGCGTGTTGACGCTGGCTTTGAAACGGTAA
- a CDS encoding aromatic amino acid transporter: MSVKTPSLFGGAMIIAGTVIGAGMLANPTATSGVWFTGSLIVLLYTWFSMLSSGLMILEVNTHYPHGASFDTMVKDLLGPIWNVINGVAVAFVLYLLTYAYIFVGGDLTAKGLGSAVGSDVSLTVGQLVFFGILAFCVWASARLVDRFTSVLIGGMVLTFIWATGGLIADAKLPVLFDTQAPAGTSYWIYISAALPVCLASFGFHGNVSSLLKYFKGDAPKVAKSIWAGTLIALVIYVLWQIAIQGNLPRNEFAPVIAAEGQVSVLIETLSKFAQTGSMDKVLTLFSYMAIATSFLGVTLGLFDYIADIFKWNDSVSGRTKTAALTFLPPLIFCLLYPTGFVTAIGYVGLAATIWTGIIPAMLLYRSRQKFGAGKNYKIYGGFGLMVWVFLFGVINIAAQVLSQLELVPVFKG; encoded by the coding sequence ATGTCCGTCAAAACCCCGTCGCTATTCGGCGGCGCCATGATTATCGCCGGTACAGTCATCGGCGCAGGCATGCTTGCCAACCCGACCGCCACCTCCGGCGTCTGGTTCACAGGCTCGCTGATTGTGTTGCTCTACACTTGGTTTTCCATGCTCTCCAGCGGCCTGATGATCCTTGAAGTCAACACCCACTATCCGCACGGCGCCAGCTTCGACACCATGGTCAAAGACCTGCTCGGACCGATTTGGAACGTCATCAACGGCGTTGCCGTCGCCTTCGTTTTATACCTGCTCACCTACGCCTACATCTTCGTCGGCGGCGACTTGACCGCCAAAGGGCTGGGCAGTGCGGTAGGCAGCGACGTTTCGCTCACCGTCGGACAGCTTGTCTTCTTCGGCATCCTCGCCTTTTGCGTGTGGGCGTCGGCACGGCTGGTCGATCGCTTCACCAGCGTCCTCATCGGCGGCATGGTGCTGACCTTCATTTGGGCGACCGGCGGGCTGATTGCCGATGCCAAACTGCCCGTCCTCTTCGACACCCAAGCCCCCGCAGGCACGAGCTACTGGATTTACATCTCCGCCGCCCTGCCCGTCTGCCTCGCCTCCTTCGGCTTCCACGGCAACGTCTCCAGCCTGCTCAAATACTTTAAAGGTGATGCGCCCAAAGTGGCGAAATCCATCTGGGCGGGCACACTGATTGCGCTGGTGATTTACGTCCTGTGGCAAATCGCCATCCAAGGCAACCTGCCGCGCAATGAGTTCGCCCCCGTGATTGCCGCCGAAGGACAAGTCTCCGTCCTCATCGAAACCCTGTCCAAGTTCGCCCAAACCGGCAGCATGGACAAAGTGTTGACCCTCTTCTCCTACATGGCGATTGCCACTTCCTTCCTCGGCGTAACGCTCGGCCTCTTTGACTACATCGCCGACATCTTCAAATGGAACGACAGCGTGTCCGGCCGCACCAAAACCGCCGCCCTTACCTTCCTGCCGCCCCTGATTTTCTGTCTGTTGTATCCAACAGGCTTCGTTACTGCCATAGGCTACGTCGGTCTGGCGGCAACCATTTGGACCGGCATCATCCCCGCCATGCTGCTCTACCGTTCGCGCCAAAAATTCGGCGCAGGCAAAAACTACAAGATTTACGGCGGATTCGGACTGATGGTTTGGGTTTTCCTCTTCGGCGTCATCAACATCGCCGCGCAGGTATTAAGCCAACTCGAACTCGTCCCCGTGTTCAAAGGCTGA
- a CDS encoding lysophospholipid acyltransferase family protein — MLLIRNLTYWFILSTSLILLFPFMLLALPVQGGAHKMAQIWVRILNWSLKHIIGLKYRLIGAENIPDRPSIICAKHQSGWETLALQEIFPPQVYVAKRELFKIPFFGWGLKLVKTIGIDRSNSREASKQLMEQGMARKNEGYWITIFPEGTRLPPGEKGRYKLGGARMAKMFEMDIVPVSLNSGEFWPKNAFLKHPGTITVVINPVIPHGSGTEAELMAECEKRIETQQPLIEGKGPFAVAKVV; from the coding sequence ATGCTCCTCATCCGCAACCTAACCTACTGGTTCATCCTCAGCACCAGCCTGATTTTACTTTTCCCCTTCATGCTCCTCGCCCTGCCCGTCCAAGGCGGCGCGCACAAAATGGCGCAAATCTGGGTACGCATCCTCAACTGGTCGCTCAAACACATCATCGGACTCAAATACCGCCTCATCGGCGCCGAAAACATCCCCGACCGCCCCTCCATCATCTGCGCCAAACACCAAAGCGGCTGGGAAACCCTCGCCCTGCAAGAAATTTTCCCGCCGCAGGTTTACGTCGCCAAACGCGAGCTGTTCAAAATCCCCTTCTTCGGCTGGGGTCTGAAACTCGTCAAAACCATAGGCATAGACCGCAGCAACAGCCGCGAAGCCAGCAAACAACTGATGGAACAAGGTATGGCGCGCAAAAACGAAGGCTACTGGATTACCATCTTCCCCGAAGGCACACGCCTACCGCCCGGCGAAAAAGGCCGCTACAAACTCGGCGGCGCGCGCATGGCGAAAATGTTTGAAATGGACATCGTCCCCGTCTCCCTCAACAGCGGCGAATTTTGGCCGAAAAACGCCTTCCTCAAACACCCCGGCACCATCACCGTCGTCATCAACCCCGTTATCCCCCACGGCAGCGGCACGGAAGCCGAATTGATGGCGGAATGCGAAAAACGGATTGAAACGCAACAACCCCTTATCGAAGGAAAAGGACCGTTTGCCGTCGCAAAGGTCGTCTGA
- a CDS encoding formate--tetrahydrofolate ligase: protein MSFKTDAEIAQSSTMRPIGEIAAKLGLNVDNIEPYGHYKAKINPAEAFKLPQKQGRLILVTAINPTPAGEGKTTVTIGLADALRHIGKDAVIALREPSLGPVFGVKGGAAGGGYAQVLPMEDINLHFTGDFHAIGAANNLLAAMLDNHIYQGNELNIDPKRVLWRRVVDMNDRQLRNIIDGMGKPVDGVIRPDGFDITVASEVMAVFCLAKDISDLKERLGNILVAYAKDGSPVYAKDLKAHGAMAALLKDAIKPNLVQTIEGTPAFVHGGPFANIAHGCNSVTATRLAKHLADYAVTEAGFGADLGAEKFCDIKCRLAGLKPDAAVVVATVRALKYNGGVERANLGEENLEALAKGLPNLLKHISNLKNVFGLPVVVAINRFVSDSDAELAMIEKACAEHGVEVSLTEVWGKGGAGGADLARKVVNAIDNQPNNFGFAYDVELSIKDKIRAIAQKVYGAEDVDFSAEASAEIASLEKLGLDKMPVCMAKTQYSLSDNAKLLGCPEGFRITVRGITVSAGAGFIVALCGNMMKMPGLPKVPAAEKIDVDADGVIHGLF from the coding sequence ATGAGCTTCAAAACCGATGCCGAAATCGCCCAATCCTCCACCATGCGTCCGATTGGCGAAATTGCCGCCAAGCTGGGTTTGAACGTTGACAATATCGAACCCTACGGCCATTACAAAGCCAAAATCAATCCTGCCGAAGCGTTCAAACTGCCGCAAAAACAAGGCCGTCTGATTTTGGTTACCGCCATCAACCCGACTCCGGCGGGTGAAGGCAAAACCACCGTGACCATCGGTTTGGCGGACGCGTTGCGCCACATCGGCAAAGACGCCGTTATCGCCCTGCGCGAACCTTCTTTGGGGCCTGTGTTCGGCGTCAAAGGCGGCGCGGCAGGCGGCGGCTATGCCCAAGTTTTGCCGATGGAAGACATTAATCTGCACTTCACCGGCGACTTCCACGCCATCGGTGCGGCGAATAACTTGCTCGCCGCCATGCTCGACAACCATATTTACCAAGGCAACGAGTTGAACATCGACCCCAAACGCGTGCTGTGGCGGCGCGTGGTCGATATGAACGACCGCCAGTTGCGCAACATCATCGACGGCATGGGCAAACCCGTTGACGGCGTGATTCGTCCCGACGGCTTTGACATCACCGTCGCCTCCGAAGTGATGGCGGTATTCTGCCTCGCCAAAGACATCAGCGATTTGAAAGAACGTTTGGGCAACATCCTCGTCGCCTACGCCAAAGACGGCAGCCCCGTTTACGCCAAAGATTTGAAAGCCCACGGCGCGATGGCGGCATTGCTCAAAGACGCCATCAAGCCTAACTTGGTGCAAACCATCGAAGGCACGCCCGCCTTCGTACACGGCGGCCCCTTCGCCAACATCGCCCACGGCTGCAACTCCGTTACCGCCACCCGTCTGGCGAAACACCTTGCCGATTACGCCGTAACCGAAGCAGGCTTCGGCGCGGATTTGGGTGCGGAAAAATTCTGCGACATCAAATGCCGCCTTGCCGGTTTGAAACCCGACGCAGCTGTCGTCGTCGCCACCGTCCGCGCCTTGAAATACAACGGCGGCGTAGAACGCGCCAACCTCGGTGAAGAAAACCTCGAAGCCTTGGCAAAAGGCCTGCCCAACCTGCTGAAACACATTTCCAACCTGAAAAACGTCTTCGGCCTGCCCGTCGTCGTCGCCATCAACCGCTTCGTGTCCGACTCCGATGCCGAGTTGGCCATGATTGAAAAAGCCTGCGCCGAACACGGCGTCGAAGTTTCCCTGACCGAAGTGTGGGGCAAAGGCGGCGCGGGCGGCGCGGATTTGGCGCGCAAAGTCGTCAACGCCATCGACAACCAACCCAATAACTTCGGCTTCGCCTACGATGTCGAATTGAGCATCAAAGACAAAATCCGCGCCATCGCCCAAAAAGTGTACGGCGCGGAAGACGTCGATTTCAGCGCAGAAGCATCCGCCGAAATCGCCTCGCTGGAAAAACTGGGCTTGGACAAAATGCCCGTCTGCATGGCGAAAACCCAATATTCCCTCAGCGACAACGCCAAACTCTTGGGCTGCCCCGAAGGCTTCCGCATCACCGTGCGCGGCATCACCGTTTCCGCCGGCGCAGGCTTCATCGTCGCCCTGTGCGGCAACATGATGAAAATGCCCGGCCTGCCCAAAGTACCCGCCGCCGAGAAAATCGACGTGGACGCAGACGGCGTGATCCACGGCTTGTTCTAA
- the gmhB gene encoding D-glycero-beta-D-manno-heptose 1,7-bisphosphate 7-phosphatase: MKLIILDRDGVINQDRDDFVKSVDEWIPIEGSMDAIAFLTQAGYNIAVATNQSGIGRKYFTVQDLTEMHAKMHRLVRQAGGEIDGIWFCPHTAADNCDCRKPKPGMIYDILERFKADPAETWLVGDSLRDLQAMHEAGGKTALVMTGKGKKTLSQQEKELPENTQIFDSLLAFSQYIMHEAAQDRADGQANP, translated from the coding sequence GTGAAACTCATCATCCTCGACCGCGACGGCGTCATCAACCAAGACCGCGACGACTTCGTCAAATCCGTAGACGAATGGATACCCATAGAAGGCAGCATGGACGCCATCGCCTTCCTGACGCAGGCAGGCTACAACATCGCCGTCGCCACCAACCAATCCGGCATCGGCCGCAAATACTTTACCGTCCAAGACCTGACCGAAATGCACGCCAAAATGCACCGCCTCGTCCGTCAGGCGGGCGGCGAAATCGACGGCATCTGGTTTTGCCCGCACACCGCCGCCGACAACTGCGACTGCCGCAAACCCAAGCCCGGCATGATTTACGACATCCTCGAACGCTTCAAAGCCGACCCCGCCGAAACCTGGCTGGTCGGCGACAGCCTGCGCGACCTGCAAGCCATGCACGAAGCCGGCGGTAAAACCGCGCTCGTCATGACCGGCAAAGGCAAGAAAACCCTGTCGCAACAGGAAAAAGAATTACCCGAAAACACCCAAATCTTCGATAGCCTGCTCGCCTTCTCCCAATACATCATGCACGAAGCCGCGCAAGACCGTGCAGACGGACAGGCAAATCCGTAA
- a CDS encoding SulP family inorganic anion transporter encodes MKPHQKKQPLGSLFKSNFASGLVVFLVALPLCLGIALASGAPPLSGVLAGIVGGIVIGSLSTSHISVSGPAAGLAAIILAAITELGSFELFLCAGLIAGAIQLLLGFIRAGSLAEYIPVSVIEGMLAGIGVIIIMKQIPFALGSSGSLADPTALFADIHTGSLLVAGVSMAILIVWDKIPVLKNIKALPAALVAVGAGILMNQWFIASGSSLTIPAGQLVQLPVPDTWREAAAMLTLPNFSGFGNSYVWMTGITIAIVASIETLLCIEAADRLDTHRRITDTNRELRAQGAGNIVSSLIGGLPITSVVVRSSANANAGATHKLSAVIHGVLLLVCVLAIPFILNMIPLSTLAAVLLLVGYKLAKPATLLHFWHKGLYQFIPFAATLAAVVALDLLKGVGIGLAISIIFILQGNMKRAYYLSREELAEADEISLELAEEVSFLNKAAIKKTLKNIRPGSKVTINAERSSYIAGDVLELIEDFANVFAKENDIDVVLKGFKSDYDHEGRDHHSHVRVGHSASI; translated from the coding sequence ATGAAACCCCATCAGAAAAAACAACCTTTGGGCAGCCTGTTCAAGTCCAATTTCGCTTCCGGACTGGTCGTCTTCCTCGTCGCCCTGCCGTTGTGCCTCGGCATCGCGCTTGCTTCAGGCGCGCCGCCGTTGTCCGGCGTGTTGGCGGGCATCGTCGGCGGCATCGTCATCGGTTCCCTCAGCACCTCGCACATCAGCGTGTCCGGCCCCGCCGCAGGCTTGGCGGCGATTATCCTTGCCGCCATTACCGAACTCGGTTCGTTCGAGCTGTTCCTGTGTGCAGGCTTAATCGCCGGCGCCATCCAGCTTTTGCTCGGCTTCATCCGCGCCGGCAGCCTTGCCGAATACATCCCCGTGTCCGTTATCGAAGGCATGTTGGCGGGCATCGGCGTGATTATCATCATGAAACAGATTCCGTTTGCCTTGGGCAGTAGCGGCAGCCTCGCCGACCCCACCGCCCTGTTCGCCGACATCCACACAGGTTCTCTTTTGGTAGCGGGCGTGTCGATGGCGATCCTAATCGTATGGGACAAAATCCCCGTGCTGAAAAACATCAAAGCCCTGCCCGCCGCGCTGGTTGCCGTGGGTGCGGGGATACTGATGAACCAATGGTTCATCGCCAGCGGCAGCAGCCTTACCATTCCCGCCGGACAACTCGTCCAACTGCCCGTCCCCGACACATGGCGCGAAGCCGCAGCTATGCTCACGCTGCCCAATTTTTCAGGTTTCGGCAACAGCTACGTTTGGATGACCGGCATCACCATCGCCATCGTCGCCTCGATTGAAACCCTGCTCTGCATCGAAGCCGCCGACCGCCTCGACACCCACCGCCGCATCACCGACACCAACCGCGAATTGCGCGCGCAGGGCGCAGGCAACATCGTCAGCTCGCTCATCGGCGGCCTGCCCATCACCTCCGTCGTCGTGCGCTCGTCCGCCAACGCCAATGCAGGCGCGACGCACAAACTGTCTGCCGTTATCCACGGCGTTTTGTTGCTGGTGTGCGTTTTAGCGATTCCCTTTATCCTCAATATGATCCCCCTGTCCACCCTCGCCGCCGTCTTGCTGCTGGTGGGCTACAAACTGGCGAAACCCGCGACCCTCCTGCATTTCTGGCATAAAGGGCTGTACCAGTTCATCCCATTCGCCGCCACCCTCGCCGCCGTCGTCGCGCTCGACCTGCTCAAAGGCGTCGGCATCGGGCTCGCCATCAGCATCATCTTCATCCTTCAAGGCAACATGAAACGCGCCTACTACCTCAGCCGCGAAGAACTCGCCGAAGCCGACGAAATCAGCTTGGAACTGGCAGAAGAAGTCTCGTTCCTGAACAAAGCCGCCATCAAGAAAACCCTGAAAAACATCCGTCCGGGTTCGAAAGTAACCATCAACGCCGAACGTTCGTCCTACATCGCCGGCGACGTATTGGAACTGATTGAAGACTTCGCCAACGTCTTTGCCAAGGAAAACGACATAGACGTCGTACTCAAAGGCTTCAAATCCGACTACGACCACGAAGGCCGCGACCATCACAGCCATGTGCGGGTAGGGCATAGCGCGAGTATTTAG